One genomic window of Paenibacillus xylanilyticus includes the following:
- the fabD gene encoding ACP S-malonyltransferase, with product MSKIAFVFPGQGSQAVGMAKDAYESVPAAAEIFRTADDVLGFSLSNLVFEGPETELKQTSNTQPALLTASIALLEAFKEKGIEPDYTAGHSLGEYSALVAAGVLTFADAVSIVRARGQYMEQAVPGGQGAMAAVLGADREALGVLCRDVSETGHAVELANMNCPGQIVISGVKEGVAAVAERVKEAGGKRAIPLEVSGPFHSSLMKEAAGKLAEKLETVTFSPAKVPVVANVTARPVENGQVQQLLTEQVYSPVLWEDSVTWLIEQGVDTFVEIGSGSVLTGLIKKTDKSVKLYNVNSLETLEATAAALK from the coding sequence GCTGTAGGCATGGCCAAGGACGCGTATGAGTCTGTGCCTGCGGCAGCAGAAATTTTCCGTACAGCCGATGATGTGCTGGGCTTCTCGTTGAGCAATCTCGTGTTTGAAGGACCAGAGACTGAGTTGAAACAGACATCAAATACACAACCGGCTCTGCTCACTGCGAGTATTGCATTGCTTGAGGCTTTTAAAGAAAAAGGGATTGAGCCCGACTATACGGCTGGACACAGTCTGGGTGAATACAGTGCGCTCGTTGCAGCGGGCGTGCTGACATTTGCTGACGCCGTGAGCATTGTACGGGCACGTGGTCAGTATATGGAACAAGCAGTACCAGGCGGGCAAGGAGCAATGGCTGCAGTTCTGGGTGCGGATCGGGAAGCGCTGGGGGTGCTTTGCCGGGACGTATCCGAAACGGGTCACGCGGTTGAACTTGCTAATATGAACTGTCCGGGTCAAATTGTTATTTCCGGTGTCAAGGAAGGTGTGGCTGCTGTAGCGGAACGGGTGAAGGAAGCTGGCGGCAAACGTGCTATTCCACTGGAAGTTAGCGGTCCTTTTCATTCCTCATTGATGAAGGAAGCTGCTGGGAAACTGGCAGAGAAATTGGAGACTGTAACATTCTCGCCAGCCAAGGTTCCTGTAGTCGCTAATGTGACAGCAAGACCTGTGGAAAATGGACAGGTTCAGCAATTGTTGACGGAACAGGTCTATTCTCCGGTTTTATGGGAAGACAGTGTGACATGGCTTATTGAGCAAGGTGTAGATACCTTCGTTGAGATTGGTTCTGGAAGTGTATTGACCGGATTGATTAAAAAAACAGATAAATCCGTAAAATTGTACAATGTGAACAGTCTTGAAACGCTTGAAGCTACTGCAGCTGCATTAAAGTGA
- the fabG gene encoding 3-oxoacyl-[acyl-carrier-protein] reductase, with protein sequence MSKPLEGKNALVTGASRGIGRSIALALAEAGANVAVNYAGSQAAAEEVAEEIRAKGVQAITIQANVGVMDEAEQMVKTTLEAWGNVDILINNAGITRDNLIMRMKEEEFDQVIETNLKGVFNCLKAVTRPMMKQRSGRIINISSVVGVLGNAGQANYVAAKAGVIGLTKASARELASRGITVNCVAPGFIETDMTKELSQELVDGMLSGIPLSRLGQPDEIAGVVTFLASGASSYMTGQTLHVDGGMYM encoded by the coding sequence TTGTCTAAACCGTTAGAAGGTAAAAACGCACTGGTTACAGGGGCATCTCGCGGAATTGGCCGCAGCATTGCACTTGCTCTGGCTGAAGCTGGTGCGAATGTAGCCGTAAACTATGCAGGCAGTCAGGCTGCTGCTGAAGAAGTGGCGGAAGAGATTCGTGCCAAGGGAGTTCAGGCCATCACCATTCAGGCCAATGTTGGAGTAATGGATGAAGCTGAACAAATGGTCAAGACTACTCTTGAAGCCTGGGGCAATGTGGACATTCTGATTAATAATGCAGGGATTACACGTGATAATCTGATCATGCGCATGAAAGAGGAAGAGTTTGATCAGGTTATTGAGACCAATCTCAAAGGGGTATTTAACTGCCTCAAAGCCGTTACTCGTCCAATGATGAAACAACGCTCGGGCAGAATTATCAATATCTCTTCTGTGGTTGGTGTTCTGGGTAATGCCGGACAAGCCAACTATGTTGCTGCAAAGGCAGGGGTCATCGGTCTGACTAAGGCGTCGGCTCGTGAACTGGCTTCCCGTGGCATCACGGTTAACTGTGTAGCACCAGGGTTCATTGAGACGGACATGACCAAGGAATTGTCACAGGAACTCGTAGATGGTATGCTGAGTGGCATTCCGCTGTCCCGACTGGGTCAGCCGGATGAAATTGCCGGAGTTGTTACATTCCTGGCATCGGGAGCTTCATCGTATATGACAGGGCAGACATTGCACGTCGATGGCGGCATGTACATGTAA